In a single window of the Candidatus Flexicrinis proximus genome:
- a CDS encoding Uma2 family endonuclease, producing the protein MIAKSSSNSLTLHVEPAELGKVYMDGTGYDLPNGNSVIPDVSFIAADRVPPYHGELAIAPDLAVEVVSPSNTQDVLRKKINGYLESGTRRVWVVYPDAMEVDVHWLQADGSRANRTFGANDTLTGEDVIPGFSVKIAEIFPQPKPSAPKADA; encoded by the coding sequence GTGATCGCAAAATCATCCTCAAACTCCTTGACGCTGCATGTCGAGCCGGCGGAATTGGGTAAAGTCTATATGGATGGCACAGGCTACGACCTGCCGAACGGGAACAGCGTTATCCCCGACGTTTCGTTTATCGCCGCCGACCGTGTGCCGCCCTATCACGGCGAGCTGGCAATCGCGCCCGACCTCGCCGTGGAAGTCGTTTCGCCGTCCAATACGCAGGATGTGTTGCGCAAGAAAATCAATGGCTATCTCGAAAGCGGCACGCGGCGCGTATGGGTCGTGTATCCCGACGCCATGGAAGTTGATGTCCATTGGTTACAGGCCGACGGCAGCCGTGCCAACCGGACCTTCGGCGCCAACGATACGCTGACCGGCGAAGATGTCATTCCCGGATTCTCGGTGAAGATCGCTGAAATCTTCCCGCAGCCGAAGCCCTCAGCCCCGAAGGCCGATGCCTAA
- a CDS encoding YccF domain-containing protein, which translates to MSLLLNILWLLLGGIPLFISYVLLGAAFCLTIIGIPFGVASINIGIAVLAPFGKQVVPKPQINTGCVTVVLTILWLFTAGLGLAIAHLISGALLCLTVIGIPLGVQNFKLMQLALLPYQYELR; encoded by the coding sequence TTGAGCCTGTTACTCAATATCCTGTGGCTGCTGCTGGGCGGGATACCCCTGTTTATCAGCTATGTCCTGCTGGGCGCGGCGTTCTGCCTGACGATCATCGGCATCCCGTTCGGGGTGGCGTCGATTAACATCGGAATCGCGGTGCTGGCGCCGTTCGGCAAACAGGTCGTGCCCAAGCCGCAGATCAACACCGGCTGCGTGACCGTCGTCCTGACGATCCTCTGGCTGTTCACCGCAGGACTTGGCCTCGCCATCGCGCATCTGATCAGCGGGGCGCTGCTATGCCTGACCGTTATTGGCATTCCGCTGGGCGTACAGAACTTCAAGCTGATGCAGCTGGCGCTGCTGCCGTATCAGTACGAACTACGTTAG
- a CDS encoding DMT family transporter: MIRGAVYGLTAAAIWGGLYVVSDVVLPVIPPFALLTIRLFLGLAVLIAIIGVRRRRTGEPRMPSAGELPALIGVGLLGFGVSIGAQFVGTDLSTAINGSLVTSASPAFIVLFAALILRERLSWRRIAAVGLATVGVLVIIDLSKVSFSSQTFQGDVALAVAAVTWGLYSVLVRLVSRDNDTLVITAIAFVGGLFITIPGAIIERSSRPVGEVTPMIVLGVLYLGIVSTAGAMWLWNRAFALVDASVASLFFFAQPVVGALLSVVLLNQQITPSLLLGSAFITAGVLLALRK, translated from the coding sequence GTGATACGTGGTGCAGTTTATGGATTGACCGCCGCCGCAATCTGGGGTGGGCTGTATGTGGTTTCCGATGTTGTGCTGCCGGTGATCCCGCCCTTCGCCCTGCTGACGATCCGGCTGTTCCTGGGGCTGGCGGTATTGATCGCGATCATCGGCGTGCGCCGGCGGCGAACCGGCGAGCCGAGGATGCCATCCGCGGGTGAACTCCCGGCGTTGATCGGGGTGGGCTTGCTCGGGTTTGGGGTCAGCATCGGCGCGCAGTTCGTCGGCACCGACCTTTCGACGGCCATCAACGGCTCGCTGGTGACCAGCGCGTCGCCGGCTTTCATCGTGCTGTTCGCCGCGCTGATTCTGCGCGAAAGACTGAGCTGGAGGCGCATCGCGGCGGTCGGACTCGCCACGGTCGGCGTGCTGGTGATCATCGACCTGAGCAAAGTCAGCTTTTCGTCACAGACGTTTCAAGGCGATGTCGCGCTGGCGGTGGCCGCCGTGACGTGGGGGCTGTATTCGGTGCTGGTGCGGCTGGTGAGCCGCGATAACGATACGCTGGTCATCACGGCGATCGCCTTCGTCGGCGGGCTGTTCATAACAATCCCCGGGGCGATTATTGAGCGGAGTTCGCGGCCGGTCGGCGAGGTCACACCGATGATCGTCCTGGGCGTGCTGTACCTCGGAATCGTCTCGACCGCCGGCGCGATGTGGCTGTGGAACCGGGCATTCGCGCTGGTCGACGCGTCGGTGGCATCGCTGTTCTTCTTCGCGCAGCCGGTGGTCGGCGCGCTGCTGAGCGTGGTGCTGCTGAATCAGCAGATCACGCCGAGCCTGCTGCTGGGGAGCGCGTTCATCACTGCCGGCGTGCTGCTGGCGCTGCGGAAATAG
- a CDS encoding branched-chain amino acid ABC transporter substrate-binding protein, with amino-acid sequence MSVKRLILLLALALMVVSVSAQDATTVKIFTSWPLTGGTQAVGESMLKAVELALEHYMADHEGMGPGGIAIELVALDDASPTTGAWDGVIEAENAQRCVNDPACLVYMGTYNSGAAKLSMPITNAAGIAQVSPANSYAGLTRACESCVEGEPEIYRPSGIVNYFRVAATDDVQGPAAASWAVCLGAEKVFILDDTQAYGGGIANEFALHAEEIGLEVVGRGAMETPDADPRSSLTEAVAAGADLIYGGFVLDSGGPRVIQAMYDEGLFDAGVKFMGPDGIFSPALIEQVGGAAVLEGNTYFTFPGLLPSLLTNEAGVRFYTDYLEAHGEEPDPYSVYAYAAAQAVLVAMETASETELNRANVLTALSELETYDGIITFGFDENGDNNNAAFIGYDFVDGNFANPVSITPTMHEDCGE; translated from the coding sequence ATGTCTGTGAAACGTTTGATACTTCTACTCGCCCTAGCGTTGATGGTGGTTTCCGTCAGCGCCCAAGACGCCACGACAGTCAAGATTTTCACGTCATGGCCGCTGACCGGCGGCACGCAGGCCGTCGGCGAATCGATGCTCAAGGCCGTCGAACTGGCGCTTGAACATTACATGGCCGACCACGAAGGCATGGGGCCGGGGGGGATCGCGATCGAACTCGTCGCACTCGACGATGCCAGCCCGACCACCGGTGCATGGGACGGCGTGATCGAAGCCGAGAACGCCCAGCGTTGTGTGAACGATCCTGCCTGTCTCGTTTACATGGGTACCTACAACTCCGGCGCTGCCAAGTTGTCGATGCCGATCACCAATGCCGCGGGCATCGCCCAGGTCAGCCCCGCCAACAGCTATGCCGGCCTCACCCGTGCCTGCGAATCGTGCGTTGAAGGCGAACCTGAAATCTACCGTCCCTCCGGCATCGTGAATTACTTCCGTGTCGCGGCCACCGACGATGTGCAGGGTCCGGCGGCGGCCTCCTGGGCCGTTTGCCTTGGCGCTGAGAAGGTCTTCATCCTCGATGACACCCAGGCCTATGGCGGCGGTATCGCCAATGAATTTGCGCTCCATGCCGAGGAAATTGGCTTGGAAGTGGTTGGTCGTGGCGCGATGGAAACCCCCGATGCCGATCCGCGTTCCTCGCTGACTGAAGCGGTTGCGGCCGGCGCCGACCTGATTTACGGCGGCTTCGTGCTCGACAGCGGCGGCCCGCGCGTGATTCAGGCCATGTACGACGAAGGTCTGTTCGATGCCGGTGTCAAGTTCATGGGTCCGGACGGCATCTTCTCCCCGGCTCTGATCGAACAGGTCGGCGGCGCTGCGGTCCTCGAAGGCAATACCTACTTCACCTTCCCGGGTCTGCTCCCCAGCCTGCTCACCAATGAAGCCGGTGTGCGCTTCTACACCGACTATCTCGAGGCCCACGGCGAAGAACCGGATCCGTACTCGGTCTATGCCTATGCCGCGGCCCAGGCCGTGCTGGTGGCCATGGAAACCGCGTCCGAGACCGAACTCAACCGCGCCAATGTTCTCACCGCGCTGAGCGAGCTCGAAACCTATGACGGCATCATCACCTTCGGTTTCGACGAGAACGGCGACAACAACAACGCCGCCTTCATCGGCTACGACTTTGTCGACGGCAACTTCGCCAATCCGGTCTCCATCACGCCGACCATGCACGAAGACTGCGGCGAATAA
- a CDS encoding branched-chain amino acid ABC transporter permease, whose amino-acid sequence MDPQLETFLRQAIIGLSIGSYLGLIALGYTMVYGIIELINFAHGDLFTFGFFISLTILSFLQPPQPMTVPWLLLLIPVALLVMLLTGGLNVAIERIAYKPLRNAPRLAPLITAVGISFALEALFAYIWGATNVNYPRYLPNINFLADVSRIVRFTTRDLLLLGVTVPLMIGLTLFVDRTRLGKAMRAAAQDREAAAMMGINVNRIISITFFIGGALAGAAGMVYGLYLGSGRFLMGFEAGLFSFTAAVLGGVGNIRGAVLGAYIIGMVQAMGDLYIGGEWSRILIFALLIIMLVFRPSGILGSTQSVEKV is encoded by the coding sequence ATGGATCCACAACTGGAAACATTCCTGCGGCAGGCCATCATCGGGCTGTCGATCGGCAGTTATTTGGGTCTGATCGCGCTCGGCTATACGATGGTCTACGGCATCATCGAACTGATTAATTTCGCCCATGGCGACTTATTTACTTTCGGCTTCTTTATTTCGCTGACGATCCTGAGCTTCCTCCAGCCGCCACAGCCCATGACTGTGCCCTGGCTTCTGCTGCTCATTCCCGTCGCGCTGCTTGTGATGCTGCTGACCGGCGGCTTGAACGTCGCCATCGAGCGCATCGCCTACAAACCGCTTCGAAACGCGCCCCGGCTCGCACCCCTCATCACCGCGGTCGGCATCTCGTTCGCGCTCGAAGCGCTCTTTGCCTATATTTGGGGGGCGACCAACGTCAACTACCCCCGTTATTTACCGAATATCAACTTCCTGGCCGATGTGAGCCGTATCGTACGCTTCACCACCCGGGATCTGCTCCTGCTCGGCGTGACCGTCCCGCTCATGATCGGCCTTACGCTGTTCGTCGACCGCACGCGCCTCGGTAAAGCCATGCGCGCGGCCGCCCAGGATCGCGAAGCCGCCGCCATGATGGGCATCAACGTCAACCGCATCATCTCCATCACCTTCTTCATCGGCGGGGCGCTGGCCGGAGCCGCCGGCATGGTCTACGGTCTGTATCTCGGCAGCGGGCGCTTCCTCATGGGCTTCGAAGCCGGCTTGTTCTCGTTTACGGCGGCGGTGCTCGGGGGTGTCGGCAATATCCGCGGCGCGGTGTTGGGCGCCTACATTATCGGCATGGTCCAGGCCATGGGTGACCTGTATATCGGCGGTGAATGGTCGCGCATCCTGATCTTCGCGCTGCTGATCATCATGCTGGTGTTCAGACCCTCCGGCATCCTCGGTTCAACCCAGAGTGTGGAGAAGGTGTAA
- a CDS encoding branched-chain amino acid ABC transporter permease, which yields MNPLGRPSFSFIESTLNLAPKTLDPGVNPTFWYFVIVILLVFVLFASNRLEFSRVGRAWKAIREDETAASFMGVNLTRAKLLAFGLGASFSGLAGAVFASMLNAIVPDMFQFQVSIFLLIIVILSGLGSVWGVLLGGLLISIFDGVFLAQILPALLPDSDVQSLRWVFFGFGLVAFMILRPQGLFGAAIKKRGAPALTVKERNAA from the coding sequence ATGAATCCGCTCGGCAGGCCCAGTTTCAGCTTCATCGAGTCGACCCTCAACCTTGCGCCTAAGACCCTCGATCCCGGCGTCAACCCGACATTCTGGTACTTCGTGATCGTGATCCTGCTGGTATTCGTGCTGTTCGCCTCGAACCGCCTCGAATTCAGCCGCGTGGGCCGCGCCTGGAAGGCCATCCGTGAGGACGAGACCGCCGCCTCGTTCATGGGCGTCAATCTCACCCGTGCCAAGCTCCTCGCCTTCGGCCTTGGCGCCTCGTTCAGCGGTCTCGCCGGCGCTGTCTTCGCCTCGATGCTCAATGCCATCGTGCCGGACATGTTCCAGTTCCAGGTCTCGATCTTCCTGCTGATTATCGTCATCCTCAGCGGCCTCGGGAGCGTGTGGGGGGTGCTGCTCGGCGGCTTGCTCATCTCAATCTTCGACGGCGTGTTCCTCGCGCAAATCCTGCCTGCGCTGCTGCCGGATAGCGACGTTCAAAGCCTGCGCTGGGTCTTCTTCGGGTTCGGGCTGGTCGCCTTCATGATCCTGCGTCCGCAGGGATTGTTCGGCGCGGCCATCAAGAAGCGCGGCGCTCCGGCTCTGACCGTCAAAGAAAGGAACGCGGCATGA
- a CDS encoding ABC transporter ATP-binding protein yields MSILLEARGVSKKFGGLTAVDTFDYTLEHGAIASIIGPNGAGKTTFFNLVTGYYVPTTGGITFEGKQIGGLRPHQLTRIGLGRTFQTIRLFGGLSALDNVLIGMHHTLKSNWFGAILRPPRVVKEEEAAAERARELLNRVGLHGFDEEIARNLPYGYQRRLEIARALATNPKLLLLDEPTAGMNPNETHEMTTLIRSLREEFQLTVLMIEHDMQVVMSISDKVTVLDYGKKISEGKPAEVQKDERVIEAYLGKRALEMLKHG; encoded by the coding sequence ATGAGCATTCTACTTGAAGCGCGCGGCGTCAGTAAGAAGTTCGGCGGCCTCACCGCCGTCGACACCTTCGATTACACCCTTGAGCACGGCGCGATCGCCAGCATCATCGGCCCCAACGGCGCCGGCAAAACTACCTTCTTCAACCTCGTGACCGGCTATTACGTGCCGACCACCGGCGGCATCACTTTCGAAGGCAAGCAGATCGGCGGCCTGCGTCCGCATCAGCTGACCCGCATCGGTCTGGGCCGCACCTTCCAGACTATCCGCCTGTTTGGCGGCCTGAGCGCCTTGGATAACGTCCTCATCGGCATGCACCACACGCTCAAATCCAACTGGTTTGGCGCGATCCTGCGGCCGCCGCGGGTCGTCAAAGAAGAAGAAGCGGCCGCGGAGCGTGCGCGCGAACTGCTGAACCGGGTAGGGCTGCACGGCTTTGATGAGGAAATTGCCCGCAACCTGCCATACGGCTACCAGCGCCGTCTGGAGATTGCCCGCGCGCTGGCGACCAATCCGAAGCTGCTGCTCCTGGATGAGCCGACCGCCGGCATGAACCCCAACGAAACCCATGAGATGACCACCCTGATCCGCAGCCTGCGCGAAGAGTTCCAGCTCACGGTGCTGATGATCGAGCATGACATGCAGGTTGTCATGTCCATCAGCGACAAGGTCACCGTGCTGGATTACGGTAAGAAAATCAGCGAAGGCAAGCCGGCTGAGGTGCAAAAAGACGAACGCGTCATCGAAGCCTACTTGGGCAAGCGCGCGTTGGAGATGTTGAAACATGGTTAA
- a CDS encoding ABC transporter ATP-binding protein, producing MVNTPLLQVKNIHSYYGNIHALHGISLDVHAGEIVTLIGSNGAGKSTTIRSISGIMHPREGEIFLDGQPIHHVPAHDLVARGIAQSPEGRRIFPRLTVVDNLHMGAFLRRDKAAIQQDLESVFVLFPRLKERVKQYAGTLSGGEQQMLAMGRALMARPRLLLLDEPSMGLAPVLVDQIFEIIVRINKEQGTTILLVEQNALMALEVAARGYVLQSGTIVLADTGAALLKNETVRKVYLGELE from the coding sequence ATGGTTAATACGCCGCTGCTTCAGGTCAAGAATATCCACAGCTACTACGGCAATATCCATGCGCTGCACGGCATCAGCCTCGATGTTCATGCCGGCGAAATCGTGACGCTCATCGGCTCGAATGGCGCCGGCAAGAGCACGACCATCCGCAGCATCAGTGGCATCATGCACCCCCGTGAAGGTGAAATCTTCCTCGATGGCCAGCCGATTCACCATGTGCCTGCACACGATCTCGTCGCCCGCGGCATCGCCCAGTCGCCCGAAGGCCGCCGGATTTTCCCGCGTTTGACCGTCGTCGACAATCTGCACATGGGCGCATTCCTGCGCCGCGACAAGGCCGCCATCCAGCAGGATCTGGAATCGGTGTTCGTCCTCTTTCCGCGCTTGAAGGAGCGCGTGAAACAGTATGCCGGGACACTCTCAGGCGGCGAACAGCAGATGCTGGCGATGGGGCGTGCCTTGATGGCCCGTCCGCGCCTGCTGCTGCTCGACGAGCCGTCGATGGGCCTGGCGCCTGTGCTGGTCGACCAGATCTTCGAGATCATCGTCCGCATCAACAAAGAACAGGGCACAACCATCCTGCTGGTAGAGCAGAACGCGCTGATGGCGCTGGAGGTCGCGGCGCGTGGCTACGTGCTCCAGTCCGGCACCATCGTACTGGCCGATACCGGCGCGGCACTCCTCAAGAATGAAACCGTGCGCAAAGTCTATCTGGGCGAGCTGGAATAA
- a CDS encoding alpha/beta fold hydrolase, translating to MFRKSPIVSLVALFLLLGSAARAQDATPTPDPDPYRLLEPFTIEAMRAREYPAGEIARLRVFQITDFYTQYFIEYMSDGLRLHGIMQIPPGPGPFPVIVLNHGYIRQADYWSGYETWEAAAYLNRNGYMTVAPDYRSWGDSEWGVSLFHGGLTVDVLNLISALETVPEADMSRIGMWGHSMGGGITMKALAVDDRIDAAVLYATNSADDADLVNHYGPGCLADRRAGRRCNRGEVIPADTDGDVYRAYLDAAEDADFLARVSPWSVLGELTAPVQIHIGTRDTVVPTEWSTKLFNALVAEGVPAEFYWYDGQDHTFREDSWFRFIERVTDFFDLHVKGAS from the coding sequence ATGTTTCGGAAGTCCCCTATCGTTAGCCTCGTCGCTCTCTTTCTGCTGCTCGGGAGCGCAGCCCGCGCCCAGGACGCCACCCCAACTCCTGATCCTGACCCCTATCGCCTGCTGGAGCCGTTCACCATTGAAGCCATGCGCGCCCGCGAATATCCGGCAGGCGAGATCGCGCGGCTGCGGGTCTTCCAGATCACCGACTTCTATACCCAGTATTTTATCGAGTACATGAGCGATGGCCTGCGGCTTCACGGCATCATGCAAATCCCGCCGGGACCGGGGCCGTTCCCCGTGATTGTCCTCAACCACGGCTATATCCGGCAGGCCGACTACTGGTCAGGCTATGAAACCTGGGAGGCCGCCGCCTACCTCAACCGGAATGGTTACATGACCGTCGCCCCCGATTATCGCAGTTGGGGCGACAGCGAATGGGGCGTGAGCCTGTTTCATGGCGGCCTGACCGTCGACGTCCTCAATCTGATCAGCGCCCTTGAAACCGTCCCGGAGGCGGATATGTCGCGTATCGGCATGTGGGGACACAGTATGGGCGGCGGCATCACCATGAAAGCGCTTGCCGTCGACGACCGCATCGACGCGGCCGTGCTCTACGCCACCAACAGCGCGGATGACGCCGACCTTGTCAACCATTACGGCCCCGGCTGTCTGGCCGACCGCCGCGCCGGGCGCCGCTGCAATCGTGGCGAAGTCATCCCGGCGGACACCGATGGCGACGTATACCGTGCCTATCTCGATGCGGCCGAAGACGCCGATTTCCTGGCGCGGGTATCGCCCTGGTCGGTTCTGGGCGAGCTAACCGCGCCGGTCCAGATCCATATTGGCACTCGCGACACCGTCGTGCCGACTGAATGGTCCACCAAACTCTTCAACGCGCTCGTCGCCGAAGGCGTGCCTGCCGAATTCTACTGGTATGACGGCCAGGATCACACCTTTCGCGAAGACTCTTGGTTCCGCTTTATCGAGCGCGTCACCGACTTCTTCGACCTCCACGTCAAAGGCGCATCCTAG
- a CDS encoding anion permease, with the protein MEDLYAIHDRLWEVRINPDSPLAGKRLDSSGIGDTYGVTVIGSLRSDGLIHVLEPDESLRPSDPLVVVGREDRIVQLRDQGTVVESAKFRHVSKLGVAFAEAILAPRSGAVGKTLRELNFRQTFGLTVVAILKKERSYRTKISGHPLESGDSLLLAGSRKAIRALPSTRDFIVIESDFSDETIDKRQAVLASAVMVGTVVASIFGMPVYLAALLGALILVLSGVITMPDVYASMEWPALYLVAGMYAASLALLNTGLAGLIGQLVVTVVEPYGPLGLAAGVYLLSAALTQVMGGQVTMLVTGPVAISAAISLGVNPQAIAVSAAIGCSASFLTPISHPVNIMVMGPGGYRFRDFARMGWVLLVSSFIMLMIGLKLFWGL; encoded by the coding sequence TTGGAAGACCTGTACGCCATCCACGACCGTCTCTGGGAAGTGCGCATCAACCCGGATTCGCCGCTGGCGGGCAAACGCCTGGACTCCTCCGGCATTGGCGATACTTACGGGGTGACTGTGATCGGCTCGCTGCGGTCTGACGGTCTGATTCATGTCCTTGAACCGGATGAAAGTCTACGACCCTCCGATCCGCTGGTCGTGGTGGGCCGTGAAGACCGCATCGTCCAGCTCCGTGACCAGGGCACCGTTGTGGAATCGGCGAAGTTCCGCCATGTCAGTAAGCTTGGGGTGGCCTTTGCGGAGGCGATTCTGGCGCCGCGTTCCGGTGCCGTCGGCAAGACGCTTCGGGAACTGAATTTCAGGCAGACGTTTGGTTTGACAGTCGTAGCAATTCTCAAGAAGGAGCGCAGCTACCGGACCAAGATTTCGGGCCATCCGCTTGAGTCGGGCGATTCCCTGCTGTTGGCCGGCTCGCGCAAGGCGATCCGCGCCCTCCCAAGTACCCGCGACTTCATCGTGATTGAGTCGGATTTCAGCGATGAGACGATCGACAAACGTCAGGCCGTGTTGGCCTCTGCGGTGATGGTCGGCACAGTCGTGGCGTCGATCTTCGGCATGCCCGTCTACCTGGCGGCGCTCCTCGGCGCGCTCATCCTCGTCCTCTCCGGCGTAATCACGATGCCGGATGTCTACGCGAGCATGGAATGGCCGGCGCTTTACCTCGTTGCCGGCATGTATGCGGCGAGTCTTGCACTGCTTAACACCGGGCTTGCCGGCCTGATCGGTCAGCTGGTCGTCACGGTCGTCGAGCCGTACGGCCCGCTGGGCCTTGCCGCGGGTGTCTATCTGCTGAGCGCCGCGCTGACACAAGTCATGGGCGGGCAGGTCACCATGCTGGTCACCGGCCCCGTGGCGATTAGTGCGGCCATCAGCCTCGGCGTGAACCCGCAGGCGATCGCAGTTTCTGCCGCCATTGGATGTTCGGCCTCGTTCCTGACGCCGATCTCGCACCCGGTCAATATCATGGTCATGGGGCCAGGTGGTTACCGGTTTCGGGACTTCGCGCGCATGGGCTGGGTGCTTCTCGTGTCCAGCTTCATCATGCTGATGATCGGACTCAAGCTGTTCTGGGGTCTCTAA
- a CDS encoding beta-lactamase family protein, translating to MDEIPSKTYFFGAEAKGIEGRLNEIVMQAIRAGAAPCVSIYASRLHTFSVHGHWGWQNPETHIPLDDGMLFDLASVTKLFTVTAFLRQVSEGKTTLDSPLADIVPEFAAISPRAVVDSYEPQSRVVIPMPPEYAGKQVDPASVTFRQLLTHTSGLPPWRRTYELAAATAPPPPHLPDPAARELRWARVLGALCALDFVGVPGDRVRYTDIGLMLLGEAVARMDGRGLAEAIRATLRPSLIEQITYRPVASGIRYENVVPTEFDAEWRKRRAWGEVHDENACGAGGIAGHAGLFGTAIDIANFGTYWLRQSKVFGVAPELMREAVREQVTSDGLRRGLGWVLKAAEGANCGDLFSADSYGHTGFTGTSLWIDPQRQLVVAMMTNRVYAGRDTTVSGIYELRRAVHTLIAEAVPISA from the coding sequence ATGGATGAAATCCCGAGCAAGACTTACTTCTTCGGCGCGGAAGCCAAGGGCATCGAGGGCCGGTTGAACGAAATCGTCATGCAGGCGATCCGTGCCGGCGCGGCACCGTGCGTGAGCATTTACGCGAGCAGATTGCACACCTTTTCAGTCCACGGCCATTGGGGCTGGCAGAACCCGGAGACGCATATCCCGCTTGACGACGGGATGCTGTTCGACCTGGCGTCGGTGACCAAGCTGTTCACCGTGACAGCGTTCCTGCGACAGGTCAGCGAGGGGAAAACCACCCTGGATTCGCCGCTGGCGGACATCGTCCCGGAATTCGCGGCGATCAGCCCGCGGGCGGTGGTCGACAGTTACGAGCCGCAGTCGCGGGTGGTGATCCCGATGCCGCCGGAGTACGCCGGGAAGCAGGTCGATCCGGCGAGCGTGACGTTCCGGCAGCTGCTCACGCACACGTCGGGGCTTCCGCCGTGGCGCAGGACCTACGAACTCGCGGCGGCCACTGCGCCACCTCCGCCCCACCTGCCCGACCCGGCGGCGCGCGAATTGCGCTGGGCGCGCGTGCTGGGGGCATTGTGCGCGCTGGATTTCGTGGGCGTCCCCGGCGACCGCGTGCGCTATACCGACATCGGACTGATGCTGCTGGGCGAAGCGGTAGCACGGATGGACGGGCGCGGGCTGGCCGAGGCGATCCGCGCGACGCTGAGGCCAAGCCTGATCGAACAGATCACCTACAGGCCGGTGGCCAGCGGCATCCGCTACGAGAACGTCGTGCCAACGGAGTTCGATGCGGAGTGGCGCAAGCGCCGCGCATGGGGTGAAGTCCACGACGAGAATGCGTGCGGCGCCGGCGGCATTGCCGGACACGCCGGGCTGTTCGGGACGGCCATCGACATCGCCAACTTCGGGACCTACTGGCTGCGGCAGTCGAAGGTCTTCGGGGTCGCGCCGGAGCTGATGCGGGAGGCGGTGCGGGAACAGGTGACAAGCGACGGGCTGCGGCGCGGGCTGGGCTGGGTGCTGAAAGCGGCAGAGGGCGCCAACTGCGGCGACCTGTTCAGCGCGGACAGTTACGGGCACACCGGGTTTACCGGGACATCGCTGTGGATCGACCCGCAGCGGCAGTTGGTGGTCGCGATGATGACCAACCGCGTGTATGCCGGACGCGACACGACAGTTTCAGGCATTTACGAACTGCGGCGCGCCGTGCATACGCTGATCGCGGAAGCTGTTCCGATCAGCGCCTAA